In one Grus americana isolate bGruAme1 chromosome 1, bGruAme1.mat, whole genome shotgun sequence genomic region, the following are encoded:
- the MAPK8IP2 gene encoding C-Jun-amino-terminal kinase-interacting protein 2 isoform X2 encodes MADRAEMFSLSTFHSLSPPGCRPPQDISLEEFDDEDLSEITDDCGIGLNYDSDHYEKDCLVLERGEQPHPVCTFQDDFQEFEMIDDNEEEEEEEEEGNELEAPPSPSPSPIPSPALEETQKHRPTTLNLTAPGTQDSLNNNGSFPPPAHRTTWQDALLHSSSSSSSSHTGHSSPHACIQDGPCLESPKGPSPGQAGQAPASLQPSPFDSQGNSHESLAHGPAAPPGRPAGPDAASPPQVPAAADGRHAKPKHDTAGGRERPAPGEGGGLGAGSPGSPAAPREQPGSPRPQEEPAAVAVAERHNGQGARLTGAYVCPAGPAEPLSSDGEGPQPGRAASVRGHPSGSSETTSPSSDPGIEADLTSRTTKPFLPGGRHSEDLSSPGSDSDVEGEIEAAFAGGRLVSNMISSISETELDLSSDSSSGRSSHLTNSIEEASSPTSEAELETELEAPGLMGIKDSLLLDKGKEEEEETTLERELPEHGMVRRESLAELKMEGYYDSLNPADSSAPTGQTDVSASSPLDLKIDPDHSLESIRRSFYLPVGPKLMPEADEEDNSEYDSDSESEPDLSEDSDSPWLLSNLVNKMISEGSYPIKCPDECFQQTHSLCDTISPASDLEPEILSEALDGDPGSQDSPVGTGEPAALPRCQRAIELVDMETLRSSLQRAEDERALGAGTEPVPELPADEPGPFLFLSNPTNDTIAPVFPGHPVTLDRLGASEVLATFGCCPGPPRSPLRASPGSEAAGGEHRATAAPSAAGPEDWAVDRDLDSGVLEADDMIDDVRLAPQGQGPDAGPPALDVSTAKTNRGFTMAYSTDEDETPYLKGSPFAEDPLRGSFGGELPPAPGALEPRALDESLAYDSVKYTLVVDEHTQLELVSLRRCTSVLSDDSDLLRACDRCDLDDEAAFGDGLVAPDAHSSSEDSSPEADLQFSKKFLNVFVNSTSRSSSTESFGLFSCMVNGEEREQTHRAVFRFIPRHEDELELDVDDPILVELEEDDYWYRGYNMRTGERGIFPAFYAHEVVGQARDTIGLKRNPCWVERFNVQFLGSVEVPYHQGNGILCAAMQKIATTRKLTVHLRPPASCDLEITLQGIKLILTVTEYSQDEEFERCSHFFQMKNISFCGCHPRNSCYFGFITKHPVLSRFACHVFVSQESMRHVAECVGRAFQEYYQEHLEYACPTEDIYLE; translated from the exons ATGGCGGATCGCGCCGAGATGTTCTCGCTCTCCACCTTCCACTCGCTCTCCCCGCCCGGCTGCAG GCCCCCCCAGGACATCAGCCTGGAGGAGTTCGACGACGAGGACCTGTCGGAGATCACGGACGACTGCGGCATCGGGCTGAACTACGACTCGGACCACTATGAGAAG GACTGCCTGGTGCTGGAGCGCGGCGAGCAGCCGCACCCCGTCTGCACCTTCCAGGACGACTTCCAGGAGTTCGAGATGATCGACGAcaacgaggaggaggaggaagaggaggaggagggcaacGAGCTGGAAGCTCCACCGTCCCCTTCGCCCTCACCCATCCCCTCGCCCGCTCTGGAGGAGACGCAGAAGCACCGGCCCACCACTCTCAACCTGACAGCCCCGGGCACCCAG GACTCCCTGAACAACAACGGCAGCTTCCCACCGCCCGCTCACCGCACCACCTGGCAGGACGCCCTTctccactcctcctcctcctcctcttcctcacacaCTG GACACTCGTCTCCCCACGCCTGCATCCAAGACGGACCGTGCCTGGAGAGCCCGAAGGGGCCGAGCCCCGGCCAGGCCGGGCAGGCCCCCGCCTCGCTGCAGCCCTCCCCCTTTGACTCGCAAGGCAACAGCCACGAGTCCCTGGCACATG GGCCTGCGGCTCCTcccggccgccccgccggccccgaCGCGGCTTCGCCGCCCCAGGTCCCCGCGGCCGCCGACGGCCGCCACGCCAAGCCAAAGCACGACACGGCTGGCGGGCGGGAGAGGCCGGCGCCCGGCGAAGGGGGCGGCCTGGGGGCCGGGAGCCCGGGGTCCCCTGCGGCCCCCCGTGAGCAGCCCGGCTCCCCGCGGCCCCAGGAGGAGCCGGCGGCCGTGGCCGTCGCCGAGCGGCACAACGGGCAGGGCGCCCGGCTGACAGGTGCCTACGTGTGCCCCGCGGGGCCGGCGGAGCCGCTCAGCTCCGACGGGGAGGGCCCTCAGCCCGGCCGGGCAGCCAGCGTGCGCGGGCACCCCTCGGGCTCCTCGGAGACCACCTCGCCCTCCTCGGACCCTGGCATCGAGGCCGACCTCACCAGCAGGACCACCAAGCCCTTCCTGCCCGGCGGCCGGCACAGCGAAGACCTCAGCTCGCCTGGCTCCGACTCGGACGTGGAGGGGGAGATCGAGGCGGCTTTCGCCGGCGGGCGCCTGGTCAGCAACATGATCTCCTCCATCTCGGAGACGGAGCTGGACCTGAGCAGCgacagcagcagcggcaggTCCTCCCACCTCACCAACTCCATCGAGGAGGCCAGCTCGCCCACCTCCGAGGCTGAGCTGGAGACGGAGCTGGAGGCCCCCGGCCTGATGGGCATCAAGGACTCCCTGCTGCTGGacaagggcaaggaggaggaggaggagacgaCCCTGGAGAGGGAGCTCCCAGAGCACGGCATGGTGAGGCGGGAGAGCCTGGCGGAGCTGAAGATGGAGGGCTACTATGACAGCCTGAACCCGGCGGACTCCTCCGCGCCCACGGGCCAGACGGACGTCTCCGCCTCCAGCCCCCTGGACCTGAAGATCGACCCGGACCACAGCCTGGAGAGCATCCGGCGCTCCTTCTACCTGCCCGTGGGGCCCAAGCTGATGCCCGAGGCGGACGAGGAGGACAACAGCGAGTATGACTCCGACTCTGAGTCGGAGCCCGACCTGAGTGAGGACTCGGACTCGCCCTGGCTGCTCAGCAACCTCGTCAACAAGATGATCTCGGAGGGCTCCTACCCCATCAAGTGCCCGGACGAGTGCTTCCAGCAGACCCACTCGCTCTGCGACACCATCTCCCCGGCCTCTGACCTGGAGCCCGAGATCCTGAGCGAGGCGCTGGACGGGGACCCCGGCTCGCAGGACTCCCCGGTGGGCACGGGGGAGCCAGCCGccctgccccgctgccagcGCGCCATCGAGCTGGTGGACATGGAGACGCTGCGCAGCTCCCTCCAGCGAGCCGAGGACGAGCGGGCCCTGGGTGCCGGGACGGAGCCGGTGCCGGAGCTGCCTGCCGACGAGCCGGgtcccttcctcttcctgagCAACCCCACGAACGACACCATCGCGCCCGTCTTCCCGGGCCACCCCGTCACCCTCGACAGGCTGGGCGCCTCCGAGGTCCTGGCCACCTTCGGCTGctgcccggggccgccccgcagccccctgcGCGCCTCCCCGGGGAGCGAGGCCGCCGGTGGGGAGCACCGTGCCACCGCGGCGCCATCGGCCGCCGGCCCGGAGGACTGGGCCGTCGACAGGGACCTGGACTCGGGTGTCCTGGAGGCCGACGACATGATCGACGATGTCCGGTTAGCGCCCCAGGGGCAGGGCCCCGACGCTGGCCCGCCTGCCCTGGACGTCTCCACCGCCAAGACCAACCGCGGCTTCACCATGGCCTACTCCACGGACGAGGACGAGACGCCCTACCTGAAGGGCTCCCCCTTCGCCGAGGACCCGCTGCGGGGAAGCTTCGGGGGGGAgctgccgcccgcccccggGGCGCTGGAGCCGCGGGCACTGGATGAGTCCCTGGCCTACGACTCGGTGAAGTACACGCTGGTGGTGGACGAGCACACGCAGCTGGAGCTGGTGAGCCTGCGGCGCTGCACCTCGGTGCTGAGCGACGACAGCGACCTGCTCCGTGCCTGTGACCGCTGCGACCTGGATGACGAGGCGGCCTTCGGGGACGGGCTGGTGGCCCCCGATGCCCACAGCTCCTCTGAGGACTCGTCCCCCGAGGCTGAcctgcagttctccaagaaGTTCCTCAACGTTTTCGTCAACAGCACCTCACGCTCCTCCA GCACAGAGTCCTTCGGGCTGTTCTCCTGCATGGTGAATGGCGAGGAGCGGGAGCAAACCCACCGGGCCGTCTTCAG GTTCATCCCCCGCCACGAGGACGAGCTGGAGCTGGACGTGGACGACCCCATCCtggtggagctggaggaggatgaCTACTGGTACCGGGGCTACAACATGCGGACGGGGGAGAGGGGCATCTTCCCCGCCTTCTACGCCCACGAGGTCGTTGGCCAAGCCAGGGACACCATCG GCCTGAAGAGGAACCCGTGCTGGGTGGAGCGGTTCAACGTGCAGTTCCTGGGCTCGGTGGAGGTGCCGTACCACCAGGGCAACGGCATCCTCTGCGCCGCCATGCAGAAG aTTGCCACCACCAGGAAGCTGACGGTGCACCTGCGCCCGCCGGCCAGCTGCGACCTGGAGATCACGCTGCAGGGCATCAAGCTCATCCTGACCGTCACCGAGTACAGCCAGGATGAGGAG tttgAGCGCTGCAGCCACTTCTTCCAGATGAAGAACATCTCCTTCTGCGGGTGCCACCCCCGGAACAGCTG cTACTTCGGGTTCATCACCAAGCACCCGGTGCTGAGCCGCTTCGCCTGCCACGTCTTCGTCTCCCAGGAATCCATGCGGCACGTCGCTGAGTGCGTCGG CCGAGCGTTTCAGGAATATTACCAGGAGCACCTGGAGTACGCCTGCCCCACAGAGGACATTTACCTGGAGTAA
- the CHKB gene encoding choline/ethanolamine kinase yields MAAAAGRGSGTGTGAGAGAGAGAGAVPVPVPVAVPVPVPAATRLQAYAWCREFLAGSWKLIGPEEFGIEPVSGGLSNLLFKCALPEHILSVGDEPRQVLLRVYGAILQGVDSLVLESVMFAILAERALGPRLYGVFPQGRLEQYIPSRRLWTEDLRDPDISKEIAVKMSRFHGMVMPFNKEPKWLFGTMERYLKQISELTFPEEGQLKKFNHLKTYNLGEEMKSLRELLESTPSPVVFCHNDVQEGNILLLAGHEASSSDKLMLIDFEYSSYNYRGFDIGNHFCEWVYNYTHDSWPFFKASPEHYPSRQQQLHFIRHYLWEDSGRRGDTTHEEQARIEEEMLTEINRFALASHFFWGLWSILQAKISTIEFGYLDYAQSRFEAYFQHKAQCS; encoded by the exons atggcggcggcggcgggacggggcagcgggaccgggaccggggccggggccggggccggggccggggccggggccgtgcCCGTGCCCGTGCCCGTGGCCGTGCCCGTGCCCGTGCCCGCCGCCACCCGCCTGCAGGCCTATGCCTGGTGCCGGGAGTTCCTCGCCGGGTCTTGGAAGCTCATCGGGCCCGAAGAGTTCGGTATCGAGCCTGTCAG CGGGGGGCTCAGCAACCTGCTGTTCAAGTGCGCGCTGCCGGAGCACATCCTGAGCGTGGGGGACGAGCCCcggcaggtgctgctgcgcgTCTACGGGGCCATCCTGCAG GGCGTGGACTCGCTGGTGCTGGAGAGCGTGATGTTCGCCATCCTGGCCGAGCGGGCGCTGGGGCCACGGCTCTACGGGGTCTTCCCCCAGGGGAGGCTGGAGCAGTACATTCCG AGCCGGCGCCTGTGGACCGAGGACCTGCGGGACCCCGACATCTCCAAGGAGATTGCGGTGAAGATGTCCCGGTTCCATGGCATGGTGATGCCCTTCAACAAGGAGCCCAAGTGGCTGTTTGGGACCATGGAGCG GTACCTGAAGCAGATTTCGGAGCTCACCTTCCCCGAGGAAGGGCAGCTAAAGAAGTTCAACCACCTCAAGACTTATAACCTGGGGGAGGAGATGAAGAGCCTCAG ggagctgctggagtcCACCCCCTCGCCGGTGGTCTTCTGCCACAACGATGTCCAGGAGG GGAacatcctgctgctggctgggcacgAGGCTTCATCCTCTGACAAGCTCATGCTCATCGACTTCGAGTACAGCAGCTACAACTACCG gggCTTCGACATCGGCAACCACTTCTGCGAGTGGGTTTACAACTACACCCACGACTCCTGGCCCTTCTTCAAGGCTTCCCCAGAACActaccccagccggcagcagcAG CTGCATTTCATTCGGCACTACCTCTGGGAGGACTCGGGGCGACGTGGGGACACCACGCACGAGGAGCAGGCCCGCATCGAGGAGGAGATGCTCACGGAGATCAACCG GTTCGCTCTGGCCTCCCACTTCTTCTGGGGCCTGTGGTCCATTCTGCAGGCAAAGATCTCCACCATCGAGTTCGGGTACCTG GACTATGCACAGAGCCGCTTCGAGGCCTACTTCCAGCACAAGGCGCAGTGCTCCTGA
- the MAPK8IP2 gene encoding C-Jun-amino-terminal kinase-interacting protein 2 isoform X1 — protein sequence MADRAEMFSLSTFHSLSPPGCRPPQDISLEEFDDEDLSEITDDCGIGLNYDSDHYEKDCLVLERGEQPHPVCTFQDDFQEFEMIDDNEEEEEEEEEGNELEAPPSPSPSPIPSPALEETQKHRPTTLNLTAPGTQDSLNNNGSFPPPAHRTTWQDALLHSSSSSSSSHTGHSSPHACIQDGPCLESPKGPSPGQAGQAPASLQPSPFDSQGNSHESLAHGNPSPPRAGEDYNMNIISSALRAPHSPSRLRQPPPKPSLSPTGPAAPPGRPAGPDAASPPQVPAAADGRHAKPKHDTAGGRERPAPGEGGGLGAGSPGSPAAPREQPGSPRPQEEPAAVAVAERHNGQGARLTGAYVCPAGPAEPLSSDGEGPQPGRAASVRGHPSGSSETTSPSSDPGIEADLTSRTTKPFLPGGRHSEDLSSPGSDSDVEGEIEAAFAGGRLVSNMISSISETELDLSSDSSSGRSSHLTNSIEEASSPTSEAELETELEAPGLMGIKDSLLLDKGKEEEEETTLERELPEHGMVRRESLAELKMEGYYDSLNPADSSAPTGQTDVSASSPLDLKIDPDHSLESIRRSFYLPVGPKLMPEADEEDNSEYDSDSESEPDLSEDSDSPWLLSNLVNKMISEGSYPIKCPDECFQQTHSLCDTISPASDLEPEILSEALDGDPGSQDSPVGTGEPAALPRCQRAIELVDMETLRSSLQRAEDERALGAGTEPVPELPADEPGPFLFLSNPTNDTIAPVFPGHPVTLDRLGASEVLATFGCCPGPPRSPLRASPGSEAAGGEHRATAAPSAAGPEDWAVDRDLDSGVLEADDMIDDVRLAPQGQGPDAGPPALDVSTAKTNRGFTMAYSTDEDETPYLKGSPFAEDPLRGSFGGELPPAPGALEPRALDESLAYDSVKYTLVVDEHTQLELVSLRRCTSVLSDDSDLLRACDRCDLDDEAAFGDGLVAPDAHSSSEDSSPEADLQFSKKFLNVFVNSTSRSSSTESFGLFSCMVNGEEREQTHRAVFRFIPRHEDELELDVDDPILVELEEDDYWYRGYNMRTGERGIFPAFYAHEVVGQARDTIGLKRNPCWVERFNVQFLGSVEVPYHQGNGILCAAMQKIATTRKLTVHLRPPASCDLEITLQGIKLILTVTEYSQDEEFERCSHFFQMKNISFCGCHPRNSCYFGFITKHPVLSRFACHVFVSQESMRHVAECVGRAFQEYYQEHLEYACPTEDIYLE from the exons ATGGCGGATCGCGCCGAGATGTTCTCGCTCTCCACCTTCCACTCGCTCTCCCCGCCCGGCTGCAG GCCCCCCCAGGACATCAGCCTGGAGGAGTTCGACGACGAGGACCTGTCGGAGATCACGGACGACTGCGGCATCGGGCTGAACTACGACTCGGACCACTATGAGAAG GACTGCCTGGTGCTGGAGCGCGGCGAGCAGCCGCACCCCGTCTGCACCTTCCAGGACGACTTCCAGGAGTTCGAGATGATCGACGAcaacgaggaggaggaggaagaggaggaggagggcaacGAGCTGGAAGCTCCACCGTCCCCTTCGCCCTCACCCATCCCCTCGCCCGCTCTGGAGGAGACGCAGAAGCACCGGCCCACCACTCTCAACCTGACAGCCCCGGGCACCCAG GACTCCCTGAACAACAACGGCAGCTTCCCACCGCCCGCTCACCGCACCACCTGGCAGGACGCCCTTctccactcctcctcctcctcctcttcctcacacaCTG GACACTCGTCTCCCCACGCCTGCATCCAAGACGGACCGTGCCTGGAGAGCCCGAAGGGGCCGAGCCCCGGCCAGGCCGGGCAGGCCCCCGCCTCGCTGCAGCCCTCCCCCTTTGACTCGCAAGGCAACAGCCACGAGTCCCTGGCACATGGTAACCCATCGCCCCCGAGAGCCGGGGAAGATTATAACATGAATATCATCTCCTCTGCGCTCCGAGCACCGCACTCCCCGTCGCGCCTCCGCCAGCCGCCCCCTAAACCGTCTCTCTCTCCAACAGGGCCTGCGGCTCCTcccggccgccccgccggccccgaCGCGGCTTCGCCGCCCCAGGTCCCCGCGGCCGCCGACGGCCGCCACGCCAAGCCAAAGCACGACACGGCTGGCGGGCGGGAGAGGCCGGCGCCCGGCGAAGGGGGCGGCCTGGGGGCCGGGAGCCCGGGGTCCCCTGCGGCCCCCCGTGAGCAGCCCGGCTCCCCGCGGCCCCAGGAGGAGCCGGCGGCCGTGGCCGTCGCCGAGCGGCACAACGGGCAGGGCGCCCGGCTGACAGGTGCCTACGTGTGCCCCGCGGGGCCGGCGGAGCCGCTCAGCTCCGACGGGGAGGGCCCTCAGCCCGGCCGGGCAGCCAGCGTGCGCGGGCACCCCTCGGGCTCCTCGGAGACCACCTCGCCCTCCTCGGACCCTGGCATCGAGGCCGACCTCACCAGCAGGACCACCAAGCCCTTCCTGCCCGGCGGCCGGCACAGCGAAGACCTCAGCTCGCCTGGCTCCGACTCGGACGTGGAGGGGGAGATCGAGGCGGCTTTCGCCGGCGGGCGCCTGGTCAGCAACATGATCTCCTCCATCTCGGAGACGGAGCTGGACCTGAGCAGCgacagcagcagcggcaggTCCTCCCACCTCACCAACTCCATCGAGGAGGCCAGCTCGCCCACCTCCGAGGCTGAGCTGGAGACGGAGCTGGAGGCCCCCGGCCTGATGGGCATCAAGGACTCCCTGCTGCTGGacaagggcaaggaggaggaggaggagacgaCCCTGGAGAGGGAGCTCCCAGAGCACGGCATGGTGAGGCGGGAGAGCCTGGCGGAGCTGAAGATGGAGGGCTACTATGACAGCCTGAACCCGGCGGACTCCTCCGCGCCCACGGGCCAGACGGACGTCTCCGCCTCCAGCCCCCTGGACCTGAAGATCGACCCGGACCACAGCCTGGAGAGCATCCGGCGCTCCTTCTACCTGCCCGTGGGGCCCAAGCTGATGCCCGAGGCGGACGAGGAGGACAACAGCGAGTATGACTCCGACTCTGAGTCGGAGCCCGACCTGAGTGAGGACTCGGACTCGCCCTGGCTGCTCAGCAACCTCGTCAACAAGATGATCTCGGAGGGCTCCTACCCCATCAAGTGCCCGGACGAGTGCTTCCAGCAGACCCACTCGCTCTGCGACACCATCTCCCCGGCCTCTGACCTGGAGCCCGAGATCCTGAGCGAGGCGCTGGACGGGGACCCCGGCTCGCAGGACTCCCCGGTGGGCACGGGGGAGCCAGCCGccctgccccgctgccagcGCGCCATCGAGCTGGTGGACATGGAGACGCTGCGCAGCTCCCTCCAGCGAGCCGAGGACGAGCGGGCCCTGGGTGCCGGGACGGAGCCGGTGCCGGAGCTGCCTGCCGACGAGCCGGgtcccttcctcttcctgagCAACCCCACGAACGACACCATCGCGCCCGTCTTCCCGGGCCACCCCGTCACCCTCGACAGGCTGGGCGCCTCCGAGGTCCTGGCCACCTTCGGCTGctgcccggggccgccccgcagccccctgcGCGCCTCCCCGGGGAGCGAGGCCGCCGGTGGGGAGCACCGTGCCACCGCGGCGCCATCGGCCGCCGGCCCGGAGGACTGGGCCGTCGACAGGGACCTGGACTCGGGTGTCCTGGAGGCCGACGACATGATCGACGATGTCCGGTTAGCGCCCCAGGGGCAGGGCCCCGACGCTGGCCCGCCTGCCCTGGACGTCTCCACCGCCAAGACCAACCGCGGCTTCACCATGGCCTACTCCACGGACGAGGACGAGACGCCCTACCTGAAGGGCTCCCCCTTCGCCGAGGACCCGCTGCGGGGAAGCTTCGGGGGGGAgctgccgcccgcccccggGGCGCTGGAGCCGCGGGCACTGGATGAGTCCCTGGCCTACGACTCGGTGAAGTACACGCTGGTGGTGGACGAGCACACGCAGCTGGAGCTGGTGAGCCTGCGGCGCTGCACCTCGGTGCTGAGCGACGACAGCGACCTGCTCCGTGCCTGTGACCGCTGCGACCTGGATGACGAGGCGGCCTTCGGGGACGGGCTGGTGGCCCCCGATGCCCACAGCTCCTCTGAGGACTCGTCCCCCGAGGCTGAcctgcagttctccaagaaGTTCCTCAACGTTTTCGTCAACAGCACCTCACGCTCCTCCA GCACAGAGTCCTTCGGGCTGTTCTCCTGCATGGTGAATGGCGAGGAGCGGGAGCAAACCCACCGGGCCGTCTTCAG GTTCATCCCCCGCCACGAGGACGAGCTGGAGCTGGACGTGGACGACCCCATCCtggtggagctggaggaggatgaCTACTGGTACCGGGGCTACAACATGCGGACGGGGGAGAGGGGCATCTTCCCCGCCTTCTACGCCCACGAGGTCGTTGGCCAAGCCAGGGACACCATCG GCCTGAAGAGGAACCCGTGCTGGGTGGAGCGGTTCAACGTGCAGTTCCTGGGCTCGGTGGAGGTGCCGTACCACCAGGGCAACGGCATCCTCTGCGCCGCCATGCAGAAG aTTGCCACCACCAGGAAGCTGACGGTGCACCTGCGCCCGCCGGCCAGCTGCGACCTGGAGATCACGCTGCAGGGCATCAAGCTCATCCTGACCGTCACCGAGTACAGCCAGGATGAGGAG tttgAGCGCTGCAGCCACTTCTTCCAGATGAAGAACATCTCCTTCTGCGGGTGCCACCCCCGGAACAGCTG cTACTTCGGGTTCATCACCAAGCACCCGGTGCTGAGCCGCTTCGCCTGCCACGTCTTCGTCTCCCAGGAATCCATGCGGCACGTCGCTGAGTGCGTCGG CCGAGCGTTTCAGGAATATTACCAGGAGCACCTGGAGTACGCCTGCCCCACAGAGGACATTTACCTGGAGTAA